The genomic region CCACCAGCCGCCAGGCCGGCTGACCGGGCCCGCCTGAAGGCACCTGTCCGAAGGTGCCTGTCCGCAGACGCGCGTCCGAAGGCGCCTGTCCGATGCCCCGCGTCCGGCCTCGCCTCAGGCCCCCGGGCCCGCCTCAGGCATGGGCGCGGGGACGGGAATGGGGACGGATGCGGGCGCGGAAACGGGCACGGATACCGGTACCGGTACCGGTACCGCTACGGACGCCGTTACCGCTACGGCCACCGGCGACGGTCGTCGCATCAGGTACGCCGCCCCCGCGCCCGCGCCGAACAGCGCCACCAGTGAAACGCCGGTGGCGAGCCAGGTCGCGCCCAGCCACTGGCCGCCGAAATAGCCGAGGGCCACGCTGTACGCGGCCCAGGCGAGCCCCGCGAGGATCGACCACGGCAGGAATTCGCGGACGCGGCGGTGCGCGGCGCCCGCGCCGAGTGAGACGACCGAGCGGCCGGCGGGCGCGAAGCGTGCCAGGACGACCAGGGCGCCGCCGCCGCGTGCGAGCGCCGCGCCGAGACGTTCCTGCGCACCCCTCAGGCGGCGGGAGCGGGCGATGGCGCGGTCCAGGCGCTCCCCGCCGCGCCAGGCCAGCCGGTACGCAACCAGGTCGCCGAGGACCGAGGCGGTCGCGGCGCAGAGGGTCAGCGCGAGGAGATCCGGCACGTGCGCGGTCGGGATGTCCGGCACATGCACAGCCGCGGCGCCGGTACCGGCCGCGGCCGCCGTCGCCGCCGTGATGACCAGGACGCCGCTCGGCAGCACCGGCAGAAAGACGTCGAACAGAACCGACAGAGTCACCACGGCATAGATCCACTGGCTGTAGATCCACGGGCTGCCGGACAGCGACCCCACACTCTCAAGCACCCGAACTCCCCTGTGTCTCCCCCGTGAGCGCGAACCGTGCCGGTAAATGCCGCGATGTCGCGGGGGAGCGGCAGGAGCGGCCTGTGACAGCCATACAGCGTACGCCTCGGGTCCGACAGGAGATCCATAGGGGGCACGTACGTTCGCCACGCCATGTTCACCCGGCTGCCACTCCGGCCGTTGGATCTGGACGGCGGCGCCCGCCCCCAGTGCGGCAGGGGCGGGCGCCGGTCTCGTACGCGTGCTTCGTACGCGTGCCTTGTGCGAGTGCCTTGTACGCATGACACGTGATACCGCGTACGAGTACACGCGGCACGTAGCACATGGCAGGTGGCACGTGGCACGTGGCACGTGGCAGGTGGCACGTGGCACGTGGCAGTGTTCGGCGGTCAGGTTGTGACGGGCTCCGAGGAGCGTGTCGCGGTCGACGAGGTCGAGCGGCCCGTGAAGAACCGGTCGAGGCCGAACGCGCCCGAGCCGGTGAAGACCAGCAGGAGCATCGACCAGGAGTACATGGCCGCGCCCTCGCCGTTGTTCCTGATCGGCCACAGGTGCTCGGGCTGGTGGACCTTGAAGTACGCGTACGCCATCGCGCCCGACGCGATGAACGCCGCTATGCGGGTGCCGAGGCCGAGCAGGACCATAGTGCCGCCGACGAGTTCGATGACGGCGGCGTACCAGTTGGGCCAGGCGCCGGTGTCGACGGTGGCGCCCTTGCTGTCCAGGCCGCCGAGGACACCGAGAAGTGAAACGGCGCCGTGGCAGGCGAAGAGCAGGCCTATGACCATGCGGAACAGGCCGATGGCGTACGGCTGGGCGCTGTTGAGGCGTCCGGTCATGTGGGGGGCTCCTTCGGTCTGAATCCGGTCCGGGGAAGGACCGGTCTGGGGACTGAACCGAGTGAGTGCTCCACGTTAGGTCTGGCTATTCAATGCTTGCAAGTTCAAGTTTTAGCCACGTCTTTGGTTCCGCTGCGTGCTCCGAATCCGCCTCGCGTCCCTGTTCCGTTCGGCCCGCGGCCGTCCGCAGAACGGCCCGCGCGACCGCGTCGGCGTCCGACAGCGTGACCGAGTCCACGCCGGGCCGGGCCCCGGCGGCGGTCACCCAGTGCACACCCTCCGTAGGCACGCCGATCGCGAACCGCCGTGGATGCGCGCATCCTTGACGGTCGATCAGACGATAGGGGCGCTGTGTTACGTCCAGCCCTCCCG from Streptomyces sp. NBC_00878 harbors:
- a CDS encoding DedA family protein; translation: MLESVGSLSGSPWIYSQWIYAVVTLSVLFDVFLPVLPSGVLVITAATAAAAGTGAAAVHVPDIPTAHVPDLLALTLCAATASVLGDLVAYRLAWRGGERLDRAIARSRRLRGAQERLGAALARGGGALVVLARFAPAGRSVVSLGAGAAHRRVREFLPWSILAGLAWAAYSVALGYFGGQWLGATWLATGVSLVALFGAGAGAAYLMRRPSPVAVAVTASVAVPVPVPVSVPVSAPASVPIPVPAPMPEAGPGA
- a CDS encoding DoxX family protein, which produces MTGRLNSAQPYAIGLFRMVIGLLFACHGAVSLLGVLGGLDSKGATVDTGAWPNWYAAVIELVGGTMVLLGLGTRIAAFIASGAMAYAYFKVHQPEHLWPIRNNGEGAAMYSWSMLLLVFTGSGAFGLDRFFTGRSTSSTATRSSEPVTT